One window from the genome of Manis pentadactyla isolate mManPen7 chromosome 15, mManPen7.hap1, whole genome shotgun sequence encodes:
- the LOC130681019 gene encoding zinc finger protein 541-like produces MSFLPLLQATCSPQKRPKGHPTPELKMKTKRCRGESVINTSPNAGPKQTPEPPGSVQGRGTFPCRECERVFDKIQSRNAHMRQHRLQDPMEQTVRAERPAKAFLLQEEEKEEEEGEMGADMGPLQG; encoded by the exons ATGTCATTTCTGCCCCTTCTACAGGCCACTTGCAGTCCTCAGAAGAGACCCAAAGGTCATCCAACCCCTGAGTTGAAGATGAAGACGAAGAGATGCAGGGGAGAATCCGTCATCAACACAAGCCCAAATGCTGGTCCCAAGCAGACCCCTGAGCCTCCGGGGAGCGTACAGGGCCGAGGCACTTTTCCCTGCAGAGAGTGTGAGAG GGTGTTTGACAAGATCCAGAGTCGAAATGCCCACATGAGGCAGCACCGGCTTCAGGACCCCATGGAACAAACTGTAAGGGCGGAGAGACCAGCAAAGGCCTTCCTGCtccaagaggaggagaaggaggaggaggaaggggagatgggGGCTGACATGGGCCCCTTGCAGGGGTGA